The Streptobacillus felis genome includes a window with the following:
- a CDS encoding HPr family phosphocarrier protein, which produces MNKIKVKVLNEQGIHARPSTKICAITNKFSGNVFFRYEKENYDAKNIMAILLIGLEQGREFEIIADNGNEEEELDLLNSLQRLIEIEQFD; this is translated from the coding sequence AGGTATTAAATGAACAAGGCATACATGCAAGGCCATCTACAAAAATATGTGCCATTACTAATAAGTTTTCTGGTAATGTATTTTTTAGATATGAAAAAGAAAATTATGATGCCAAAAATATTATGGCTATTCTACTAATTGGTTTAGAGCAAGGTAGAGAATTTGAAATTATTGCTGACAATGGCAATGAAGAAGAAGAATTAGATTTACTTAACTCACTACAAAGGCTAATAGAAATAGAACAATTTGATTAA